The proteins below come from a single Carnobacterium divergens DSM 20623 genomic window:
- a CDS encoding WxL domain-containing protein produces the protein MKKATLITTSALALATLVGTSATALAAPGKIPANYDSNAVVKFVPDDNITPPVDPTDPTNPVEPIDPTDPEGPNPGTSGPLSIDFASSFFFGENKITSKDMVYNAAPQELKDGSTRPNYAQVTDNRGGAKGWKLQVKQNGQFKTAKDEELTGAMMSFKNGQSASESTSPIPSVVKESFDLTTNGTGAVEDIMAAKEGEGAGTWVYRFGDDTTKADSVTLSVPGKTTKMADTYSTKLTWTLTDVPDNGETPEE, from the coding sequence ATGAAAAAAGCAACTTTAATCACAACGTCAGCACTAGCATTAGCAACATTAGTAGGAACATCAGCAACAGCCTTAGCAGCACCAGGTAAAATTCCAGCAAATTATGATTCAAACGCTGTTGTAAAATTTGTCCCAGATGACAATATCACACCACCAGTGGATCCAACAGATCCAACAAACCCAGTAGAACCAATTGACCCAACAGATCCAGAAGGTCCAAATCCTGGAACAAGTGGCCCACTAAGTATTGATTTTGCCTCTTCATTCTTCTTTGGCGAAAATAAAATTACAAGTAAAGATATGGTTTACAACGCAGCACCTCAAGAATTAAAAGATGGTTCAACTCGTCCAAACTATGCACAAGTAACCGATAATCGTGGTGGAGCGAAAGGCTGGAAATTACAAGTAAAACAAAATGGTCAATTTAAAACAGCTAAAGACGAAGAATTAACAGGCGCGATGATGTCATTTAAAAATGGTCAATCAGCATCAGAATCAACTTCACCAATCCCTTCAGTTGTAAAAGAATCTTTTGATTTAACAACAAATGGAACTGGAGCAGTTGAAGATATCATGGCTGCTAAAGAAGGCGAAGGCGCTGGAACGTGGGTATACCGTTTTGGTGATGATACAACTAAAGCAGATAGTGTGACTTTATCTGTTCCAGGTAAAACAACAAAAATGGCAGACACTTATTCAACAAAATTAACATGGACATTAACTGATGTACCGGATAATGGTGAAACACCAGAAGAATAG
- a CDS encoding DUF916 and DUF3324 domain-containing protein, whose protein sequence is MIKRKHLFTLLIVALTIPFFKGSFVSASELNFAVEPVIPENQRDKTKTYFDLLVKPDIEQTIEINLRNDTENEVIVEPKVHSATTNLNGVVEYGPVDSKKDSTLKYDLNEIVQVENEVKIPAHSSIKVPLKIKMPKEAFDGILAGGITLQEKDTKKSENTETKGLSIQNQYAYVVALVLNENNNPVKPELKLNKVYPDQVNARNVINANLQNSTPNYINQLNVSAKITEKDKSTVLYETTKKAMQMAPNSNFDFPISLSGKKLEAGDYTLELTATTKADRWHWKKNFTIKADEAKKLNAKDVTIKKDYTWIYIVVGIILILVSILLIILILKRKRKKEEEERKKRNRIKRKKKKLAQQQSNQKKDN, encoded by the coding sequence ATGATAAAACGTAAACATTTATTTACCCTACTAATAGTCGCTTTGACAATTCCTTTTTTCAAAGGATCATTTGTTTCAGCATCAGAATTAAATTTTGCAGTAGAGCCTGTAATTCCAGAAAATCAACGAGATAAAACAAAGACCTATTTTGATTTATTAGTGAAGCCAGATATCGAACAAACAATAGAAATTAATTTACGAAATGACACTGAAAATGAAGTGATTGTTGAACCAAAAGTCCATTCTGCAACGACTAATTTAAATGGTGTTGTTGAATATGGGCCAGTGGATAGTAAAAAAGATTCTACGTTAAAGTACGATTTAAATGAAATTGTACAGGTTGAAAATGAAGTGAAAATACCGGCTCATAGCTCAATCAAAGTTCCTTTAAAAATCAAGATGCCTAAAGAAGCGTTTGATGGTATTCTAGCAGGCGGTATTACGCTACAAGAAAAAGACACAAAAAAAAGCGAAAATACAGAAACAAAAGGTTTATCGATTCAAAATCAATATGCATATGTTGTGGCTTTAGTACTAAATGAAAATAATAATCCTGTTAAACCAGAGTTGAAGCTAAATAAAGTGTATCCAGATCAAGTAAATGCCCGCAATGTAATTAATGCAAATTTACAAAATAGTACACCAAACTATATAAATCAACTAAATGTTTCAGCTAAAATAACTGAAAAAGATAAGTCAACAGTGCTATATGAGACAACCAAAAAGGCTATGCAGATGGCCCCAAATTCTAATTTTGATTTTCCAATTTCATTATCAGGGAAAAAATTAGAGGCCGGAGACTATACACTTGAATTGACTGCAACAACCAAAGCTGATCGCTGGCATTGGAAAAAGAATTTCACAATCAAGGCCGATGAAGCAAAAAAATTGAATGCTAAAGATGTTACTATAAAGAAAGATTATACATGGATTTATATAGTGGTTGGCATTATTTTAATTTTAGTATCAATTTTACTAATTATTCTTATTTTAAAACGCAAACGAAAAAAAGAAGAGGAAGAGCGTAAAAAAAGAAACCGGATCAAAAGAAAAAAGAAAAAGTTAGCACAACAACAATCAAATCAAAAGAAGGATAATTAA
- a CDS encoding LPXTG cell wall anchor domain-containing protein: protein MKKQARFILLFIVLFTSFCSIEVAFAEPSNQQPYTSNGDISFYGEYEYPGEEKPSGILPNTSPPTNQGETGSGNRLPQTGENNPQLPIVLGGILILSSFLGIKKLGK from the coding sequence ATGAAAAAGCAAGCTCGATTTATATTGTTATTTATTGTTTTGTTCACTAGTTTCTGCTCTATTGAAGTTGCATTCGCAGAGCCCTCTAATCAACAACCTTACACATCTAATGGTGACATTAGTTTTTATGGAGAGTACGAATATCCAGGTGAAGAAAAACCATCTGGAATCTTGCCTAATACTAGTCCACCAACGAATCAAGGTGAAACAGGCTCTGGTAATCGTTTGCCGCAAACTGGTGAAAACAATCCACAACTACCTATTGTGTTAGGCGGTATCTTGATATTAAGTAGTTTTTTAGGAATAAAAAAATTAGGAAAATAA
- a CDS encoding helix-turn-helix domain-containing protein, with translation MEEFLDKIDNRKFFLFKALEESYRNRLTYSELMEALNVSEFVLMRILNDLEDDLQKFDLTESFNIIKYKKYVQLEEKLDVNSEILLHKLVINSPKFKMIDCILKKEFSGVSIFSEENYVNMPKAYSYIKEIKKLFIRTRIKINAKFELVGNEMDQRMFMFNFYYSIFGNIDTPFHRNISEEAELLTAQFKMECYPRLSIIQTNKLLYLFSIILIRQKNGEYIDSEMTVRDYLREEDYQMYSLFFRSKFIEIDDKEINFFIAFLISENIINSDENVIKYNQQSINTTELFLSRFVERFGKFEDFRLKRKIEEGLNHAHFKVSLINRTKYFRDEFIVFPFIKEQYGEILQFCDEFVESCRRTPSLKIVYLNKEFLLNEYIYLIINSMPASFFMKEINVCVDFLLGKNYNEMIIKNIKTFEFLNIEIQENLDLKTDLLLTDSLMKNELTCDYIIWNTPPTTQDWGNLGELLVKIKKKKEMKR, from the coding sequence ATGGAAGAATTTCTTGATAAGATTGATAATAGAAAATTTTTTCTCTTTAAAGCACTAGAAGAAAGTTATCGGAATAGATTAACTTATTCTGAATTGATGGAAGCCTTAAATGTTTCAGAGTTTGTGTTGATGAGGATTTTAAATGATTTAGAAGATGATCTCCAAAAGTTTGATTTGACGGAATCATTTAACATTATTAAATACAAAAAATATGTTCAATTAGAAGAAAAATTGGATGTGAATTCAGAGATATTGCTTCATAAACTAGTAATCAATTCCCCTAAATTCAAAATGATTGATTGCATCTTAAAAAAAGAATTTTCAGGGGTTAGTATTTTTTCAGAAGAAAATTATGTTAATATGCCCAAAGCATATAGTTACATTAAAGAAATAAAAAAATTGTTTATAAGAACAAGAATCAAAATAAATGCAAAATTTGAATTAGTTGGCAACGAAATGGACCAACGAATGTTTATGTTTAATTTTTATTATTCTATATTTGGTAATATCGATACACCCTTTCACAGAAATATTTCAGAAGAAGCGGAATTGCTGACCGCGCAGTTTAAAATGGAGTGCTATCCAAGATTATCTATTATTCAGACAAATAAATTACTTTATTTGTTTAGTATTATTTTGATTCGTCAAAAAAATGGTGAGTATATTGATTCTGAAATGACAGTTCGTGATTATTTAAGAGAAGAAGATTACCAAATGTACAGTCTTTTTTTTAGAAGCAAGTTCATAGAAATTGATGATAAGGAGATTAATTTTTTTATTGCATTTTTAATTTCAGAAAATATTATCAATAGTGATGAAAATGTTATAAAATATAATCAACAAAGTATCAACACAACAGAATTATTTCTCAGCCGTTTTGTTGAGCGCTTTGGTAAATTTGAAGATTTTAGATTAAAAAGAAAAATAGAAGAAGGGCTGAATCATGCCCATTTTAAAGTAAGTCTGATTAATCGAACTAAATATTTTCGAGATGAATTTATTGTATTTCCTTTTATTAAAGAACAATATGGGGAAATTTTGCAATTTTGTGACGAGTTTGTAGAAAGTTGCAGACGAACACCGAGCTTGAAAATTGTATACTTAAACAAAGAATTTCTCTTAAATGAATACATTTATTTGATTATCAATAGTATGCCTGCTAGTTTTTTTATGAAAGAAATCAATGTTTGTGTTGATTTTCTATTGGGAAAAAATTACAATGAAATGATTATTAAGAATATTAAGACATTTGAATTTTTAAATATCGAAATTCAAGAAAATTTAGACCTCAAAACGGATTTATTATTAACGGACAGCCTAATGAAGAACGAATTAACCTGCGATTATATAATATGGAACACTCCACCAACCACCCAAGATTGGGGAAATTTGGGAGAATTGTTGGTGAAGATAAAAAAGAAGAAAGAAATGAAGAGATGA
- a CDS encoding tautomerase family protein — MPLLKFDLLEGKTENEIIKMLDVTHQVVLDAFQVPPGDRYQVVTQHKPYEMRMEDTGLGFSRTKNQMILTVISRKRTKKQKEQFYHSLVTRLEKECQISPRDILVSFVINDDEDWSFGFGKAQFLTGELS, encoded by the coding sequence ATGCCATTACTAAAGTTTGATTTATTAGAAGGAAAAACAGAAAACGAAATTATTAAAATGCTTGATGTCACACACCAAGTTGTTTTAGATGCTTTTCAAGTGCCACCTGGTGATCGCTATCAAGTGGTCACCCAACATAAGCCCTATGAAATGAGAATGGAAGATACTGGTCTAGGATTTAGCCGAACTAAAAATCAGATGATTCTTACTGTCATTAGCCGTAAACGAACAAAAAAACAAAAAGAACAATTTTATCATTCACTTGTAACCCGTTTGGAAAAAGAATGTCAGATTAGCCCAAGGGATATTTTAGTTTCATTCGTAATCAATGACGATGAAGATTGGAGCTTTGGTTTTGGAAAAGCTCAATTTTTAACAGGCGAATTATCTTAA
- a CDS encoding helix-turn-helix domain-containing protein, whose protein sequence is MLSKINSLDKIAHRKVELLKLLANQNKPCSTTTLSQQLSVSSKTLLSYLKELQHYLEAFKQDIQLVKNNDGYYLSKKNSFSIEAVYHEIIKDTLFYYFFLYTFHQQNETIDSYAKVNFFSYSYIYRQIRLMNQLLKPLCLSFDLSPLKMNGSELRIRYLFFYYYFYTCNGVEWPFQVVTSAELDDDIQAIEALTSIKLSFIQKEQLKYWFALCQTRYRLDEFIDPKVTFYQTIAQNSPFYISLLPFIKNFSKNNGLSEQKNEEYFIFFVIHQILNLPIESFLHLTEDPLIKKTAHLLEDTVKLFPKAKLSTFFENELFYLVYLSSHLGDSYLELLENTYQQSPISNSYQTELATLLDENKIDSDKMPFFKKNITHLIHRHLIANYYQPMIRLLVVTKLDESKKQALYDKIYTLPFYLTITDQETDCIDLILSDYYLQPTREPIFYWHMFPLKVEWDQLEARIRTIEQLKFSTQAPHVISV, encoded by the coding sequence ATGTTAAGTAAAATAAATTCGCTTGATAAAATTGCACATAGAAAAGTTGAACTATTGAAATTACTAGCCAACCAAAATAAGCCTTGTTCTACTACTACTTTAAGCCAACAATTATCTGTAAGCAGTAAGACGTTGCTAAGCTACTTAAAAGAACTACAACATTATTTAGAAGCCTTTAAACAAGATATTCAATTAGTTAAAAATAATGATGGGTACTACCTCTCGAAAAAAAATTCATTTTCAATAGAGGCTGTTTACCATGAAATTATAAAAGATACTTTGTTTTATTACTTTTTTTTATACACATTTCATCAACAAAATGAAACAATCGATTCTTATGCTAAAGTAAATTTCTTTAGTTATAGCTATATATATCGCCAAATCCGCTTAATGAACCAACTGTTAAAGCCATTATGCTTATCGTTCGATCTCTCACCTTTAAAGATGAATGGGTCTGAACTCAGGATTCGCTATTTATTCTTTTATTATTATTTTTACACTTGTAATGGAGTGGAATGGCCTTTTCAAGTTGTCACTTCAGCTGAACTAGATGACGATATTCAAGCTATTGAAGCATTAACTTCTATTAAACTCTCATTCATTCAAAAAGAACAGCTTAAATATTGGTTTGCGCTTTGCCAAACAAGATATCGTTTAGATGAATTTATTGATCCAAAGGTGACTTTTTATCAAACTATTGCTCAAAATAGCCCATTTTATATTAGCTTGCTTCCTTTTATTAAAAATTTCAGTAAAAATAATGGTCTTTCTGAACAAAAAAATGAGGAATATTTTATCTTTTTTGTAATTCATCAGATATTAAATCTTCCGATTGAGTCCTTTTTACATCTAACAGAAGATCCTCTAATAAAGAAAACAGCACATCTATTAGAAGACACTGTTAAACTTTTCCCAAAAGCAAAACTATCAACTTTTTTTGAAAATGAACTATTTTACTTAGTTTATTTAAGTTCTCATTTAGGTGACTCTTATCTTGAATTATTAGAAAACACCTACCAACAGTCACCTATTAGTAATTCTTACCAGACAGAACTAGCTACTCTTCTTGATGAAAATAAAATAGATTCTGATAAAATGCCTTTTTTTAAAAAAAATATAACGCACTTAATTCATCGCCATTTAATTGCCAATTATTATCAACCGATGATTCGTCTATTAGTTGTAACAAAATTAGATGAATCAAAAAAACAAGCTTTATATGATAAAATCTACACTCTGCCTTTCTACCTAACAATTACAGATCAAGAAACAGATTGTATTGACCTTATTTTATCGGATTATTATTTACAACCGACACGTGAACCCATTTTTTACTGGCATATGTTTCCGCTAAAAGTTGAATGGGATCAATTAGAAGCTCGTATAAGAACTATCGAACAATTAAAGTTTTCAACACAAGCCCCTCACGTTATAAGCGTATAG
- a CDS encoding DeoR/GlpR family DNA-binding transcription regulator: MKLKRIQQVENYIQQQGSISLDELCSVFNVSKNTIRRDVNELEKRGTLRKVYGGVVAVENTLVPYENRTIQYQEEKEKIAAIASTLIKENDLIFIDSGTTTSQLLNAISPDLHFTVLTNSLDVVNLVASMENIQLILIGNSYKAKTRSFVGVEDEELITKYNIGKAFMAATGVSISNGLTNSDLLEYRIKKMIVEKASDVYLLADGSKFNKSTLLTYAPLEKVDTIITTPNIPAEYQIFCQEQGINLLTTT; this comes from the coding sequence ATGAAATTAAAACGAATTCAACAAGTAGAAAACTACATACAGCAACAAGGAAGTATCTCCTTAGATGAACTCTGTTCAGTTTTCAATGTTTCAAAAAATACCATTCGCCGAGATGTTAACGAATTGGAGAAAAGAGGGACTCTACGAAAAGTCTACGGAGGAGTTGTTGCTGTTGAAAATACATTAGTTCCATATGAAAATCGGACAATTCAATATCAAGAAGAAAAAGAAAAAATTGCGGCCATTGCTAGCACTCTGATTAAAGAAAATGATTTAATTTTTATTGACTCAGGGACGACGACAAGCCAGCTTTTAAACGCTATTTCTCCAGACTTACACTTTACTGTACTCACGAATAGCTTAGATGTAGTGAATCTTGTTGCAAGTATGGAAAATATCCAATTGATTTTGATTGGAAATAGCTATAAAGCCAAGACACGCTCATTTGTTGGAGTGGAAGATGAGGAACTCATTACAAAATACAATATTGGCAAAGCTTTTATGGCAGCAACTGGTGTTTCTATTTCAAATGGGCTAACAAACTCTGATTTGCTAGAATACCGTATTAAAAAAATGATTGTTGAAAAAGCTAGCGATGTTTATCTACTTGCAGATGGTTCTAAGTTCAATAAATCGACTTTATTGACTTATGCGCCATTGGAAAAAGTCGATACGATTATTACCACACCAAACATCCCAGCTGAATATCAAATATTCTGCCAAGAACAGGGGATTAACCTTTTGACGACCACATAA
- a CDS encoding WxL domain-containing protein, with protein sequence MKLTTLMTTSALLLATIGGTTALAADGDHGGVYESNGLVEFIPNDEPTNPVDPTDPTNPVDPIDPTDPEGPNPGTSGPLSIDYASSLTFGKNKITNKDETYFADAQKLKDGTFRPNYVQVSDNRGTNGGWTLTVKQEGQFSNQTTQNKVLTGSVLKLVDGVAVSNVTDVTAPITSAITLDPTGAASPVMNAAAKTGAGTWIDRFGTNEEMTINGEAVQKNKAITLDIPGSTPKDAVKYNTKLTWTLADIPDNGSETPEETTK encoded by the coding sequence ATGAAACTAACAACATTAATGACAACATCAGCTTTACTATTAGCAACAATCGGTGGAACAACGGCCTTAGCAGCAGATGGCGATCACGGTGGCGTATATGAATCTAACGGACTTGTGGAATTTATTCCAAATGACGAGCCAACAAATCCAGTCGATCCAACAGATCCAACAAACCCAGTTGATCCAATTGACCCAACAGATCCAGAAGGCCCAAATCCTGGAACAAGCGGACCGTTAAGTATTGATTACGCTTCAAGTTTAACCTTTGGAAAAAATAAAATCACCAATAAAGATGAAACGTATTTTGCTGATGCTCAAAAATTAAAAGATGGAACATTTAGACCAAACTATGTGCAAGTTTCAGATAATCGTGGAACTAATGGTGGTTGGACATTAACTGTTAAACAAGAAGGACAATTTTCTAACCAAACAACACAAAATAAAGTATTGACTGGTTCAGTTTTAAAATTAGTAGATGGCGTAGCGGTTAGTAATGTAACAGATGTCACTGCACCTATCACTTCAGCAATTACATTAGACCCTACAGGAGCTGCATCACCAGTAATGAATGCAGCAGCTAAAACAGGAGCTGGAACATGGATAGATCGTTTTGGAACAAATGAAGAAATGACAATCAACGGTGAAGCTGTTCAAAAAAATAAAGCAATCACGTTAGATATTCCAGGCTCAACTCCAAAAGATGCAGTTAAATACAACACTAAATTAACATGGACATTAGCAGATATTCCTGATAATGGATCTGAAACACCAGAAGAAACAACAAAATAA
- the iolA gene encoding methylmalonate-semialdehyde dehydrogenase — translation MTEIRKLRNYINGQWVASKTAKYEDVYNPATSEIICQVPISTKEDLAEATQVASTAFEKWKNIAVPRRARILFTFQQLLLQHKEELARLITLENGKNLSEARGEVQRGIENVEFAAGAPTLMMGDSLASIATDVEVANYRYPIGVVGGITPFNFPMMVPCWMFPMAIACGNTFILKPSERTPLLTERLVELFSEAGLPAGVFNVVYGAHDIVNGILEHPEIKAISFVGSKPVGEYVYKTGSDHLKRVQALTGAKNHSIVLKDADLDDTVTNIVSAAFGSAGERCMACAVVTVEESIADDFIAKLKEKSEAIKIGNGLDDGVFLGPVIREENQKRTIDYIEKGLAEGATLVSDGRQSIPETGYFVGPTIFDGVTTEMTIWRDEIFAPVLSIIRVKDLKEAVETANKSEFANGACLFTNNAAAIRYFRETIDAGMLGINLGVPAPMAFFPFSGWKSSFYGTLHANGKDSVDFYTRKKVVTARYPKATI, via the coding sequence ATGACAGAAATCAGAAAATTAAGAAATTATATCAATGGCCAATGGGTTGCTAGTAAAACAGCTAAATATGAAGACGTTTACAATCCAGCTACGAGTGAAATCATTTGCCAAGTTCCGATTTCAACGAAAGAAGATTTAGCAGAAGCAACTCAAGTAGCATCTACAGCATTTGAGAAGTGGAAAAATATAGCTGTACCAAGAAGAGCAAGAATTTTATTTACGTTTCAACAATTGCTGCTACAACATAAAGAAGAACTAGCACGGTTAATTACGTTAGAAAATGGGAAAAATTTATCTGAAGCGCGTGGAGAGGTTCAACGAGGGATTGAAAATGTTGAATTTGCAGCAGGAGCACCGACATTAATGATGGGAGACTCATTAGCTTCTATTGCAACCGATGTAGAAGTAGCTAATTATCGTTACCCAATTGGGGTAGTAGGTGGCATTACACCGTTTAATTTCCCAATGATGGTTCCTTGTTGGATGTTTCCAATGGCGATTGCATGTGGAAATACGTTTATTTTGAAACCTTCAGAGCGAACACCATTACTAACGGAACGACTAGTAGAACTGTTTTCAGAAGCAGGATTGCCAGCAGGAGTTTTCAATGTTGTCTACGGGGCACATGATATTGTTAATGGAATTTTGGAACACCCAGAAATTAAAGCGATTTCATTTGTAGGTTCTAAGCCTGTGGGTGAGTATGTATATAAAACAGGAAGTGATCATTTAAAACGAGTTCAAGCCCTAACAGGTGCAAAAAATCATTCCATTGTTTTAAAAGATGCAGATTTAGATGACACCGTTACAAACATTGTTTCTGCCGCTTTTGGTTCCGCTGGGGAACGTTGTATGGCATGTGCTGTTGTAACGGTTGAAGAGTCAATTGCAGATGATTTTATCGCAAAATTAAAAGAAAAATCAGAAGCAATAAAAATAGGGAATGGACTTGACGATGGAGTGTTCTTAGGTCCAGTGATTCGAGAAGAAAATCAAAAACGCACCATAGACTATATTGAAAAAGGACTTGCAGAAGGAGCAACTTTAGTCAGTGATGGACGCCAATCCATTCCTGAGACAGGGTATTTTGTTGGACCAACTATTTTTGATGGCGTTACAACAGAAATGACGATTTGGCGAGACGAGATTTTTGCTCCAGTATTGTCAATTATCCGTGTTAAAGACTTAAAAGAAGCGGTAGAGACAGCCAATAAATCTGAATTTGCGAATGGCGCATGTCTATTCACGAATAACGCAGCTGCCATCCGTTATTTCCGAGAAACCATTGACGCTGGCATGTTAGGAATTAATCTAGGTGTCCCTGCCCCAATGGCATTCTTCCCATTCTCTGGTTGGAAATCTTCTTTTTATGGAACACTTCATGCCAATGGCAAAGACAGTGTGGACTTTTATACAAGAAAAAAAGTAGTCACTGCTCGTTACCCTAAAGCTACTATCTAA